In one window of Lytechinus pictus isolate F3 Inbred chromosome 19, Lp3.0, whole genome shotgun sequence DNA:
- the LOC135157624 gene encoding uncharacterized protein LOC135157624, which translates to MNLKIKCIFQAVLSLATMWHTIKAQGLNPERGVTFHLRAVCAPYQLELAKNGHNSCDNKVIDEMHDYAENVYLQGYNRELVEEYLKLSQTGKLCYSEGMRTHQITGSCDCMNKVCDRHDPKKVDYCNNIVLSPFTPSMNTSSAYDCWGFSCLGKGSPGLISGAQTIYAQPVMLAVSVAMATAGVFMPSLLWYHLRV; encoded by the exons atgaatttgaag ATCAAATGTATCTTCCAAGCAGTGCTGAGCCTTGCTACCATGTGGCATACGATCAAAGCACAGG GTCTGAATCCCGAGAGGGGTGTCACCTTTCACCTCCGCGCCGTCTGCGCCCCCTACCAACTCGAACTCGCCAAGAACGGCCACAACTCCTGCGACAACAAGGTGATTGACGAGATGCATGATTACGCAGAGAACGTGTACCTGCAGGGGTACAACCGGGAGCTGGTGGAGGAGTACCTGAAGCTGTCTCAGACCGGTAAACTTTGTTACTCAGAGGGTATGAGGACACACCAGATCACCGGAAGTTGTGATTGCATGAACAAGGTCTGCGATCGTCACGACCCGAAGAAAGTCGACTACTGTAACA ATATTGTCCTATCGCCATTTACACCTTCTATGAACACATCGTCAGCATATGACTGCTGGGGTTTCAGCTGTCTTGGTAAAGGCTCACCGGGACTCATCTCCGGTGCGCAGACGATCTATGCGCAACCCGTGATGTTGGCGgtatccgttgccatggcaaccgcCGGAGTGTTCATGCCTTCATTGCTTTGGTATCATCTACGAGTATGA